A region of Maribacter algicola DNA encodes the following proteins:
- a CDS encoding NADP-dependent malic enzyme codes for MSKEKQRREALVYHAKPQPGKIKIVPTKPYSTQRDLALAYSPGVAEPCLEIAKNKENVYKYTSKGNLVAIISNGTAVLGLGNIGPEASKPVMEGKGLLFKIFADIDGIDIEVDTEDVEKFIETVKMIAPTFGGINLEDIKAPEAFEIERRLKEELDIPVMHDDQHGTAIISAAALLNALELAKKKIEDVTIVVSGAGAAAVSCTKLYKAFGARAENIVMLDSKGVIRKDADNLSDSKREFATDRKIDTLEEAMVNADVFIGLSIADIVTPAMLNSMAPYPIVFAMANPDPEIKYDLAVKTRKDIIMATGRSDHPNQVNNVLGFPFIFRGALDVRATSINEEMKMAAVKALAQLTKQPVPEQVNIAYGETRLTFGKDYIIPKPFDQRLIHEIPPAVARAAMESGVAKAPIEDWDKYKEELMLRSGNDNKVVRLLHGRARTNPKRIVFAEADHLDVLKAAQIVYEEGLAEPILLGRKDVILELKKELEFDADIPIVDPLSDEFDERHIRYATKYWESRKRKGTTLYSAKIKMRERNYFGAMMVLEGDADGMISGYSRAYPTVVKPILEVIGRATGVKRVATVNIMITERGPLFLADTSINIDPNAEEIADITQMTANVATTFGFDPVIALLSYANFGSSAHNNAIKVREAVKMLHETSPELVVDGEIQMDFALNKELHESKFPFSKLAGRKVNTLVFPNLESANITYKLLKELNKSDSIGPIMVGLRKSVHIMQLGASVEEIVNMAAVAVIDAQEREKRRNIKRGQ; via the coding sequence ATGAGCAAGGAGAAACAACGAAGGGAGGCATTGGTGTATCATGCCAAACCTCAACCCGGTAAGATTAAAATCGTTCCCACAAAACCTTATAGTACTCAGCGCGATCTTGCTCTTGCCTATTCCCCTGGAGTGGCAGAACCTTGTCTGGAAATTGCAAAGAACAAGGAAAACGTTTATAAATACACCTCAAAAGGAAATTTAGTGGCCATTATTTCCAACGGCACGGCCGTTTTGGGCTTGGGTAACATTGGGCCGGAAGCATCAAAACCTGTAATGGAAGGTAAAGGCCTGCTTTTTAAGATATTTGCCGATATCGATGGAATCGATATAGAAGTGGATACGGAGGATGTGGAAAAATTTATAGAAACCGTAAAAATGATTGCCCCCACTTTTGGCGGTATCAATCTAGAGGATATCAAAGCTCCCGAAGCTTTTGAAATCGAAAGGAGATTAAAGGAGGAGTTGGACATTCCGGTCATGCATGATGATCAACATGGGACCGCTATAATATCGGCCGCGGCCTTATTGAACGCCTTGGAATTGGCGAAAAAGAAAATAGAGGATGTGACCATAGTGGTTAGCGGTGCAGGCGCTGCAGCCGTATCCTGTACTAAGCTGTACAAAGCATTTGGGGCAAGGGCTGAAAATATTGTAATGTTGGATAGTAAGGGGGTTATACGAAAGGATGCCGATAACCTATCAGATTCAAAACGTGAGTTTGCTACGGATAGAAAAATTGACACCTTGGAAGAAGCTATGGTAAATGCGGATGTATTTATAGGTTTGTCCATTGCCGATATCGTTACTCCAGCAATGCTCAATTCCATGGCGCCATACCCTATCGTGTTTGCCATGGCAAATCCAGATCCTGAAATCAAATATGACCTGGCCGTAAAAACCAGAAAGGATATTATCATGGCAACAGGTAGGTCAGACCATCCCAATCAGGTGAATAACGTACTTGGTTTTCCTTTTATTTTCAGGGGGGCGTTGGACGTAAGGGCAACTTCCATAAATGAAGAAATGAAAATGGCAGCCGTTAAGGCATTGGCCCAACTAACCAAACAGCCGGTACCGGAACAGGTGAATATAGCATATGGGGAAACCCGACTCACCTTTGGTAAGGACTATATAATCCCAAAACCCTTCGATCAGCGATTGATTCATGAAATTCCACCGGCGGTTGCAAGGGCGGCCATGGAAAGCGGAGTTGCAAAGGCCCCTATCGAGGATTGGGATAAGTATAAGGAGGAATTGATGCTTCGTTCAGGGAACGATAATAAGGTGGTACGATTGCTTCATGGAAGGGCAAGAACCAACCCAAAACGAATTGTATTTGCGGAAGCGGATCATTTGGATGTTCTTAAGGCGGCCCAGATCGTATATGAAGAAGGACTTGCAGAACCTATACTCTTAGGTAGAAAGGATGTCATTCTTGAGCTAAAGAAGGAACTTGAATTTGATGCCGATATCCCTATCGTGGACCCATTGTCAGACGAATTTGATGAACGCCATATTAGGTACGCTACCAAATATTGGGAAAGTAGAAAAAGAAAGGGTACAACGCTGTATAGTGCCAAGATTAAAATGCGGGAACGTAATTATTTTGGTGCCATGATGGTGCTCGAAGGGGATGCCGATGGCATGATATCCGGATATTCCAGAGCATATCCAACAGTGGTCAAACCTATTTTGGAGGTCATAGGGAGGGCGACTGGAGTTAAGAGGGTTGCTACGGTAAACATTATGATTACGGAAAGAGGGCCACTTTTTTTAGCGGATACCTCCATAAATATTGATCCAAATGCGGAAGAGATAGCGGATATTACCCAAATGACGGCGAACGTTGCTACTACTTTTGGATTTGACCCTGTAATTGCTTTGTTGAGTTATGCCAATTTTGGCTCTTCGGCACATAATAATGCCATAAAGGTGAGGGAAGCGGTAAAAATGTTGCATGAGACCAGTCCGGAGTTGGTGGTAGATGGGGAAATACAAATGGATTTTGCCTTGAACAAGGAGCTACATGAAAGCAAATTCCCTTTCTCTAAATTGGCAGGTAGAAAGGTAAATACCTTGGTTTTTCCAAATCTGGAATCGGCAAATATCACCTATAAGCTACTAAAGGAATTGAACAAGTCAGATTCCATAGGCCCTATCATGGTAGGTCTTAGAAAATCCGTTCACATTATGCAATTGGGGGCCAGTGTAGAGGAAATAGTCAATATGGCGGCTGTTGCCGTTATTGATGCCCAAGAGCGTGAAAAAAGAAGAAATATCAAAAGGGGACAATAA
- the sov gene encoding T9SS outer membrane translocon Sov/SprA: MKQGAFKKLKDSFKHTILFIVFIGFVEQSKAQETDEQEIDSVKTGYDLGRIVLENPDSIVSKYIYDPNLDRYIYNESIGDFNIGYPIILTPDEYYELVRKQGIKSYFKEKSDAYSGKKAGSEEARRNLLPNFYINNDFFQSVFGGNTIEVIPQGSVAMDLGVIWQKNDNPSLSPRNRTNLSFDFDQRISLSMLGKIGERLQVNANYDTEATFDFQNIVKLDYTPTEDDILRKIEVGNVNMPLNSSLIQGAQSLFGVKTQLQFGKTTVTAVFSEQRSQNNTVVAQGGGTINEFSLTALDYDEDRHFFLAQYFRDNYDRALEKYPFIQSKVQITRLEVWVTNRSQQTLNVRNVVALQDLGETRYGDPISGATEEEKTRIGLIAGDVASGFFPSTLNGLPRNGANAYDPALISSGGGALNDNIREIATVEQGFNPIVPGYQANQGFDYAILENARKLEQGRDYDFNTQLGYISLNQRLSNDEVLAVAYQYTFDGNVYQVGEFANGGLDATTISGGAAPVIENNTLVLKLLKSNITNVSDPIWDLMMKNIYATGAFRLSEDDFKMNILYSDPTPRNYITPVVEGPGTGWPEGLQDRILLDVFNLDRLNVYNDVQPGGDGFFDFYPGITVDIQGGRIIFTKVEPFGQYLFETLDDGTGDYENAASFNENQEKYVFRDMYESTKAAALQDPEKNKFLLKGRYKSEGNNGIPIGAFNVPRGSVTVTAGGRQLQEGIDYTVNYQAGTVQILDPSLEASNTPINISVENNAVFGQQTRRFTGVNLEHQFNKNFVLGGTLLNLNERPLTQKSNFGIEPVNNTIFGLNGNFSTEVPWLTRMANKLPNIDTDVPSNVSVRAEVAWLKPNSPKNADFQGETTTYLDDFEGAQALIDIRGSLGWTLASTPLEFAPGGQLIGTSPEDPANLENGFGRAKMAWYTIDPIFYTNQRPTAITDNDISTNPTRRVFIDEVFPQVDIAQGQTTVQGTLDIAYYPNLKGPYNNNPDFQNTQPDQKWGGIMRSLSSTNFEQANVEFVQFWVLDPYVDGEATSPGELVLNLGNISEDILRDGKKQYENGLPGVDSNEFVAPTSWGEVPATQSLVYAFDASEPNRTLQDIGFDGLNDEAEAAIYDANPGPDPALDNYQYYLNREGGILERYLDFNNPDGNSPVQVTNTNRGSTTLPDVEDVDRDLTMNTVNSYYEYRIQIKPGTTINDKYVTDIKEGVTPELPNGDQLNRRWIQYKIPLSDFTDAVGGITDFRSISFMRMYMTGFSGPTVLRFATLDLVRGDWRTYVKTLQDPDIDNNPADDGTTLDVNTVNIEENSGRIPIPYVLPPGVAREQLNNNNTIIRQNEQSLSLVVEGLESRDSRAVFKNLNVDIRQYKKIKMFMHAEKIVDSDYADSSTPLVGFLRIGTDFTQNYYQIELPLQFTPFTAASESEIWPDVNEMDIALSDLNKVKSAWIQGGDLSEVRFFEVENGEVIPVNEFDDRAAGRLRIGIKGNPSLGSIRSMMVGIKNQDILPARGEVWFNELRLAGLDNNGGWAAIAAVDANMADFANVTATGSKSTSGFGSIDQMPNERAREDATSYDVVTNVNVGQLLPKKWGIQLPFNYGISEQLITPEFDPVYDDLKLNDLIEAAPDQQAAEEIREQAEDYTKRTSINFIGVRKDRGEEADANFYDVENFTFNYSYNETEHRDFEIAELRDQSVNTGFVYNHSFDPVEVAPFAKKDSLFRGKYWQWLKDLNLNLLPASVSVNSNINRQFNAQRFRDVREEGVDRLPLPELQQRNYLFNWQYAVNYNLTKSLRFNMTASNNNIVRNYFEEDGDPRSEIDKTLELWDGFFDLGEPNRHSQQIQLNYEVPFAKIPALDFINAQYSYTSNFDWQRGGDALAEVAQQALNDPNARINTVQNANTHALTASLTMQKFYDLIGLKKREAPTAQKGAGARPNILNQGKMEEEKVKPKTSGLFNTIVDVVTMVKRLNINYNENNGTVLPGYTQSIGFIGTTRPTIGFVLGSQSDVRFEAARNGWLTTFPDFNDQFIRRTNKQLNITATAQPTRDITIDLVADRQYSNSIQENYDLEALLDNRTGLQNQLGSFSISTMMIGTAFGKSDEFDSATFEQFKENRITIANRLVSDRGQTPGTLDEDGFPERYGKTQQDVLLPAFFAAYTGQDAERVNLDVFRQIPIPNWNIKYTGLMQNKWFKKKFKRFSIQHGYRASYSINSFQTNLEKQQLINDGIQAVDTENGDLLPDLILNNIVLTDQFNPLVRLDFEMQNSVSVLAEVRTDRTLSLSFDNNLMTEINGQEYTVGLGYRIKDVQFVTNIGGSKTRLKGDLNLKADVSLRDNITIIRNLDINNNQITSGQNLLSIKFGADYALSKQLNVLFFYDHNFSQFAVSTAFPQTTVNAGFTLRYNFGN; encoded by the coding sequence TTGAAACAAGGGGCATTTAAAAAACTTAAAGATTCTTTTAAGCATACTATCCTATTCATTGTTTTTATCGGCTTTGTGGAACAATCCAAGGCCCAAGAAACGGATGAACAGGAAATTGATTCCGTCAAAACGGGCTATGACCTAGGCCGGATTGTACTGGAAAATCCGGATAGTATAGTTTCCAAATATATTTACGATCCCAATTTGGACCGATATATCTATAATGAGAGTATTGGTGATTTTAACATTGGCTACCCCATTATACTAACTCCGGATGAGTACTATGAACTAGTTCGCAAGCAGGGAATCAAAAGCTACTTCAAGGAAAAATCGGATGCCTACTCCGGTAAGAAGGCCGGGAGTGAGGAAGCCCGACGAAATCTGCTGCCCAACTTTTACATCAATAATGATTTTTTTCAATCTGTCTTTGGCGGAAATACCATAGAGGTCATCCCGCAGGGATCCGTTGCCATGGATTTGGGCGTTATCTGGCAAAAGAACGACAATCCTTCCCTATCGCCCCGTAACAGGACCAACTTGTCTTTTGACTTTGATCAGCGCATCAGTCTAAGTATGTTGGGCAAGATCGGGGAGCGCTTGCAGGTAAATGCCAACTACGATACGGAGGCGACTTTTGATTTTCAGAATATTGTGAAGTTGGACTATACGCCTACTGAAGATGATATTTTAAGAAAGATAGAGGTTGGTAATGTCAACATGCCCTTGAACAGTTCCTTGATTCAAGGTGCACAAAGTCTTTTTGGGGTAAAGACGCAATTGCAGTTTGGAAAAACAACGGTCACCGCGGTTTTTTCCGAACAGCGTTCCCAGAACAACACGGTAGTGGCCCAAGGAGGAGGGACCATCAATGAATTTAGTTTAACGGCACTCGATTATGACGAGGATAGACATTTCTTTTTGGCCCAGTACTTTCGGGACAATTACGACAGGGCCTTGGAAAAATATCCCTTCATTCAAAGTAAGGTCCAGATAACCCGTTTGGAGGTTTGGGTCACCAACAGGAGCCAGCAAACACTCAATGTTCGTAATGTTGTGGCTTTGCAGGATTTGGGTGAAACTAGGTATGGAGACCCCATTTCAGGGGCAACGGAGGAGGAAAAAACGAGGATAGGTTTAATTGCTGGGGATGTGGCCAGTGGATTTTTCCCATCAACTTTGAACGGTTTGCCAAGAAACGGAGCAAATGCCTATGACCCTGCATTGATCAGTAGTGGAGGTGGGGCATTAAATGATAATATTCGAGAAATTGCAACCGTTGAACAAGGTTTTAATCCCATAGTACCCGGGTATCAGGCAAATCAGGGATTTGATTATGCCATCCTGGAAAATGCCCGTAAACTTGAGCAAGGGCGGGACTATGATTTTAATACACAATTGGGATATATATCCTTGAACCAGCGTTTGAGCAATGATGAGGTATTGGCCGTCGCCTACCAGTATACCTTTGATGGGAATGTATACCAAGTAGGTGAATTTGCCAATGGAGGTTTGGATGCCACCACGATTTCCGGTGGGGCCGCTCCTGTAATTGAGAACAATACATTAGTCCTAAAACTTTTAAAAAGTAATATTACGAACGTCAGCGATCCTATATGGGATTTGATGATGAAGAATATTTATGCCACGGGCGCCTTTCGCTTGAGCGAGGATGACTTTAAGATGAATATCCTTTATTCTGATCCAACGCCTAGAAACTATATCACCCCTGTCGTAGAAGGTCCAGGGACCGGTTGGCCGGAAGGATTACAGGACCGTATCCTTTTGGACGTTTTTAATTTGGACCGATTGAATGTTTACAACGATGTGCAACCTGGAGGAGATGGTTTTTTTGATTTCTATCCCGGTATTACGGTAGATATTCAAGGAGGGCGTATCATTTTTACCAAAGTGGAGCCTTTTGGGCAATACCTATTTGAAACCTTGGATGATGGTACGGGAGATTACGAAAATGCCGCTTCCTTTAATGAAAATCAAGAAAAATATGTCTTTAGGGATATGTACGAATCCACCAAGGCGGCGGCCCTACAAGATCCTGAAAAAAATAAGTTTCTATTAAAAGGGCGCTATAAGTCCGAAGGAAACAATGGTATTCCTATTGGGGCCTTTAATGTGCCCAGGGGTTCTGTGACCGTTACCGCTGGAGGTAGACAACTACAGGAAGGAATAGACTATACGGTGAACTATCAGGCCGGGACCGTACAAATTTTGGATCCCAGTTTGGAAGCTTCCAATACACCCATCAATATTTCCGTAGAGAACAATGCCGTTTTTGGTCAACAGACCAGAAGGTTTACAGGTGTAAACCTGGAACATCAGTTTAATAAAAACTTCGTGCTTGGGGGAACTTTATTGAATCTAAATGAACGTCCGTTGACCCAAAAATCGAATTTTGGGATTGAGCCGGTCAACAATACCATTTTTGGGCTTAATGGAAATTTTTCCACGGAGGTACCATGGTTAACCCGAATGGCAAACAAATTGCCCAATATTGATACTGATGTACCATCCAATGTATCGGTTCGTGCAGAGGTTGCCTGGTTAAAACCCAATTCACCCAAGAATGCCGATTTCCAAGGGGAAACTACGACCTATTTGGATGATTTTGAAGGCGCCCAGGCCTTGATAGATATCCGTGGTTCCTTGGGTTGGACTTTGGCCAGTACACCATTGGAGTTTGCTCCAGGTGGACAGTTGATAGGTACTTCTCCCGAAGATCCTGCCAACCTTGAAAACGGATTTGGACGTGCCAAAATGGCCTGGTACACCATAGACCCGATCTTTTACACGAATCAAAGGCCAACGGCCATTACGGACAATGATATTTCCACAAACCCCACCCGTAGGGTTTTTATTGACGAGGTTTTTCCGCAGGTAGATATTGCCCAAGGCCAGACAACCGTTCAGGGAACTTTGGATATTGCCTATTACCCAAACCTTAAAGGTCCCTATAACAATAATCCCGATTTTCAAAATACTCAGCCTGATCAAAAGTGGGGTGGTATCATGCGGTCTTTGAGCAGTACCAATTTTGAGCAGGCCAACGTGGAATTCGTCCAGTTTTGGGTATTGGATCCTTACGTGGACGGCGAGGCAACAAGCCCGGGGGAACTGGTCTTGAACTTAGGGAATATATCCGAAGATATACTGCGCGATGGTAAAAAACAATATGAAAATGGATTGCCCGGTGTGGATAGTAACGAATTTGTGGCCCCTACCAGTTGGGGAGAGGTGCCGGCCACCCAGTCCTTGGTCTATGCCTTTGATGCCAGCGAACCCAATAGGACTTTGCAGGATATAGGTTTTGATGGTTTGAACGATGAAGCAGAAGCGGCCATCTACGATGCCAACCCGGGACCGGATCCTGCCTTGGACAACTACCAATATTATTTAAACAGAGAAGGAGGCATTTTAGAGCGGTATCTCGATTTTAATAATCCAGATGGCAACTCGCCCGTACAGGTGACCAATACGAATAGGGGTTCTACCACCCTGCCCGATGTGGAGGATGTGGACAGGGACCTGACGATGAATACCGTAAATAGCTACTACGAATATCGGATTCAAATTAAACCAGGGACCACTATAAACGATAAATACGTTACGGATATCAAGGAAGGTGTTACTCCGGAATTGCCCAATGGAGACCAATTGAATAGAAGGTGGATTCAGTATAAAATTCCCCTTAGCGATTTTACCGATGCTGTAGGCGGTATTACAGATTTTAGGTCCATCAGTTTTATGCGTATGTACATGACCGGTTTTTCAGGACCAACCGTGCTACGTTTTGCCACTTTGGATTTGGTCCGGGGCGACTGGAGGACCTATGTAAAAACACTGCAAGACCCTGATATCGATAACAACCCGGCGGATGACGGTACTACCTTGGACGTGAATACCGTGAACATTGAAGAGAACAGCGGAAGGATTCCCATACCCTATGTCCTTCCTCCGGGCGTTGCCAGGGAGCAGTTGAACAATAATAATACGATCATAAGGCAGAACGAGCAATCCTTGTCCTTGGTAGTGGAGGGTCTTGAATCCAGGGATTCTAGGGCTGTTTTTAAGAATTTGAACGTGGACATCCGTCAGTATAAAAAAATAAAGATGTTCATGCATGCGGAGAAAATCGTGGATAGCGATTATGCCGATAGTTCCACGCCACTAGTAGGTTTCTTGCGAATAGGTACGGATTTTACCCAAAACTACTATCAAATTGAATTGCCATTACAGTTTACGCCCTTTACTGCGGCATCGGAAAGTGAGATATGGCCCGATGTCAATGAAATGGACATTGCTTTAAGCGATTTGAACAAGGTGAAATCGGCATGGATACAAGGGGGCGATTTGAGCGAAGTGCGATTTTTTGAGGTTGAAAACGGGGAAGTCATTCCGGTAAACGAGTTTGACGATAGGGCCGCAGGAAGGTTGCGAATCGGTATTAAAGGAAATCCATCCTTGGGGAGTATCCGGAGTATGATGGTAGGTATAAAAAACCAGGATATTTTACCGGCAAGGGGCGAAGTCTGGTTCAACGAACTACGCTTGGCCGGATTGGACAATAACGGGGGCTGGGCCGCCATAGCAGCTGTGGACGCGAATATGGCCGATTTTGCTAACGTCACCGCCACGGGAAGCAAGAGTACCTCCGGATTTGGATCTATTGATCAAATGCCAAACGAAAGGGCGCGGGAAGACGCTACCAGTTATGACGTGGTGACCAATGTGAACGTAGGGCAGTTGCTTCCAAAGAAGTGGGGCATTCAGTTACCTTTCAACTATGGAATATCCGAGCAGTTGATAACACCGGAATTTGACCCGGTATATGATGACTTAAAGTTGAACGATTTAATCGAGGCTGCCCCAGACCAACAAGCGGCGGAAGAAATACGGGAACAGGCAGAGGATTATACCAAGCGTACCAGCATTAACTTCATTGGGGTGCGAAAAGATCGCGGCGAGGAGGCCGATGCCAATTTCTACGATGTGGAGAACTTTACCTTTAATTACTCCTACAACGAAACGGAGCATCGGGATTTTGAAATAGCGGAACTTCGAGATCAATCGGTCAATACCGGCTTTGTCTATAATCACAGTTTTGATCCGGTAGAAGTGGCTCCCTTTGCTAAAAAGGATTCGCTATTTAGGGGTAAATACTGGCAATGGTTAAAGGATTTGAACCTGAATCTGTTGCCCGCAAGTGTATCGGTCAATTCCAACATCAATAGACAATTCAATGCACAGCGCTTTAGGGATGTGCGGGAAGAAGGTGTGGACCGTTTGCCGTTACCGGAGTTGCAACAAAGGAATTATCTGTTCAATTGGCAGTACGCTGTCAATTATAACCTGACCAAGTCCTTGCGATTCAATATGACAGCTTCAAACAACAATATCGTCCGTAACTATTTTGAAGAGGATGGTGATCCAAGGTCTGAAATAGATAAGACCTTGGAACTGTGGGACGGCTTTTTTGATTTGGGCGAGCCCAATAGGCATTCCCAACAGATTCAATTGAATTATGAAGTGCCTTTTGCCAAAATCCCGGCTTTGGATTTTATCAACGCACAATATAGTTATACCAGCAATTTTGATTGGCAACGCGGGGGAGACGCCCTTGCGGAGGTGGCACAGCAAGCATTGAATGATCCCAATGCACGCATCAATACGGTTCAAAATGCCAATACGCATGCGTTGACCGCTTCCTTGACCATGCAAAAGTTCTATGATCTAATCGGATTAAAAAAGAGGGAGGCCCCTACGGCACAAAAAGGGGCAGGTGCTCGCCCCAATATTTTGAACCAGGGTAAAATGGAAGAGGAAAAGGTAAAACCAAAAACCAGTGGCCTTTTTAATACAATTGTGGATGTGGTGACCATGGTAAAACGTTTGAACATTAACTATAATGAAAACAACGGAACCGTACTGCCCGGTTATACGCAGTCCATCGGGTTTATAGGTACCACCAGGCCTACGATCGGGTTTGTGTTGGGTAGTCAGTCCGATGTTCGATTCGAGGCGGCCAGAAATGGTTGGTTGACCACTTTCCCTGATTTTAATGATCAGTTTATCAGAAGAACGAACAAACAATTGAATATCACCGCCACGGCACAACCCACTAGAGATATAACCATCGATTTGGTCGCCGATAGACAGTACTCCAACAGTATACAGGAGAACTATGATTTGGAAGCTTTGTTGGACAATAGGACCGGCCTTCAAAACCAATTGGGCAGCTTTAGTATATCTACTATGATGATTGGTACCGCCTTTGGTAAGAGCGATGAGTTTGATTCGGCCACATTTGAACAGTTTAAGGAAAATAGGATTACCATAGCGAATAGATTAGTTTCCGATCGCGGGCAAACACCTGGAACTTTGGATGAGGATGGTTTCCCGGAGCGGTATGGAAAGACCCAGCAAGACGTATTATTACCGGCATTCTTTGCGGCTTATACCGGTCAGGATGCAGAAAGGGTGAATCTAGATGTGTTCAGACAAATTCCAATTCCCAACTGGAACATAAAGTATACAGGACTTATGCAGAACAAATGGTTCAAGAAAAAGTTCAAGCGTTTTTCGATTCAGCATGGATATAGGGCCTCGTATAGTATCAATTCCTTTCAGACCAATTTAGAGAAACAGCAATTGATAAACGATGGTATTCAAGCGGTAGATACTGAAAATGGAGATTTGCTTCCTGATCTGATTCTGAACAATATAGTTTTAACGGACCAGTTCAATCCCTTGGTTCGTTTGGATTTTGAAATGCAGAATTCCGTAAGTGTATTGGCGGAAGTACGTACGGACCGTACATTGTCCTTGAGTTTTGATAATAATCTGATGACGGAAATAAACGGTCAGGAATACACGGTCGGGTTGGGTTACAGGATAAAGGATGTGCAATTTGTAACGAATATAGGTGGTAGCAAAACTCGGTTGAAAGGTGACCTGAATTTAAAGGCCGATGTAAGTCTTAGGGACAACATTACCATTATTCGGAATTTGGACATCAACAACAACCAGATTACTTCGGGCCAGAATCTATTGTCCATAAAATTTGGTGCGGACTATGCATTGAGCAAGCAATTGAACGTGTTGTTCTTCTATGACCATAATTTCTCCCAGTTTGCCGTATCTACGGCCTTCCCGCAAACTACCGTCAACGCCGGCTTTACGCTCAGGTACAATTTTGGGAATTAA
- the ruvA gene encoding Holliday junction branch migration protein RuvA, giving the protein MIHHLKGKLIEKNPTHIIVECNGVGYFVNISLHTFSKLPDNELVNIYTHLQVKEDSHTLFGFSEKSEREIFRLLLSVSGIGSSTARTMLSSMSPVEIRDAIANGNVPSIQAIKGIGAKTAQRVILDLRDKILKMYDIDEVSAVPNNTNRDEALSALEVLGFARKQAEKVVDKVISQDPSLSVENIIKLALKNL; this is encoded by the coding sequence ATGATCCATCATTTAAAGGGAAAATTAATAGAAAAGAACCCCACCCATATCATTGTTGAATGTAATGGTGTGGGCTATTTTGTAAATATATCCTTGCATACCTTTTCCAAACTCCCAGATAATGAATTGGTCAACATCTATACACACCTTCAAGTAAAGGAGGATTCACATACACTTTTTGGATTTTCCGAAAAATCGGAGCGGGAAATATTCAGGTTACTCTTATCAGTTTCGGGGATTGGTTCAAGTACTGCGCGAACCATGTTATCTTCTATGTCCCCGGTAGAGATTAGAGACGCCATAGCCAATGGAAATGTCCCTTCCATTCAGGCAATAAAGGGCATCGGTGCGAAGACTGCGCAGCGGGTCATTTTGGACCTTCGGGACAAGATTTTAAAAATGTACGACATAGACGAAGTTTCAGCAGTTCCAAACAATACAAATAGGGATGAAGCGTTATCTGCTTTAGAGGTACTGGGTTTCGCTAGAAAACAGGCTGAAAAGGTAGTAGATAAGGTGATTTCCCAAGACCCCTCTTTAAGCGTAGAGAACATTATAAAACTGGCGCTGAAAAATTTGTAG